The genomic DNA GGGCTATCAGGCAAGCCCAATGTTGCCACTCCAGACCCGGCTTTAATTAATAAAGAATCCCCGTGACCGTGATAGCAACCTTCAAATTTCATTATTTTATTCCGTTTCGTATATCCTCGTGCTAATCTTAGAGCACTCATCGTCGCTTCTGTTCCGGATGAAACCATTCTAATAATCTCTATAGAAGGAACGCGTTCTTTTACGAGTTTTGCTAGTTCATTTTCAACAATCGTAGGTGCACCAAAGCTTGTACCTTTTTCTGCTACTTTTTTGATTTCCTCAACTACTTTTTCATTTGCATGACCAAGAATTAATGGTCCCCATGATAAAACGTAGTCAATATATTCATTACCGTCAATATCATATATTTTCGATCCTTTTCCATGTTCCATAAAAATTGGATCCATTTTTACAGATTTAAATGCACGAACAGGGCTATTTACTCCGCCAGGCATAAGTGTTTTTGCTTCACTAAAAGCTTTTTTTGACTTTTCATATGACCGCATCTAAAAAATCCCTCTTTTCTATCATCATTTTTAATAATCGAAAATTACTCTGCTAACCAACGAGCCGCATCTTTTGCAAAATAAGTAATAATAAGATCTGCTCCAGCCCGTTTCATACTCGTAAGCATTTCCATCACGACACCTTTTTCATCAATCCAGCCATTTTGTGCGGCTGCTTTAATAAGCGAATATTCACCACTTACATTGTAAACTACAACCGGCAAATTAAAATTATTTTTTACGTCACGCACAATATCTAAATATGGCATACCAGGCTTTACTATTAAAAAATCGGCACCCTCTAACACATCCGATTCTGCTTCTCTCATAGCTTCGAGGCGATTGGCTGGATCCATTTGGTACGTCTTACGATCCCCAAATTGAGGCGTACTATCTGCCGCATCACGAAATGGTCCGTAAAAAGCGGAGGCATATTTTACTGCGTAAGACATAATCGGAACATCTTCAAATCCTGCTTCATCAAGACCCGCTCGAATTGCTGCCACAAACCCATCCATCATATTTGATGGTGCGATAATATCCGCTCCAGCCTCTGCTTGACTAACTGCCGTTTTCGCTAATAAATCTAATGAAGGATCGTTTAATACCTTTCCTCCTTTTTCAACAACACCGCAATGACCATGACTTGTATACTCACATAAACATGTATCAGCTACAACAATTATATCTGGAAAGTGTTTCTTTATAAATCGAGTTGCTTCTTGAACAATTCCATGATTATGGTAAGCCCCTATACCAAGCTCGTCTTTTTCAATTGGAACACCAAATAATATAATCGACTTAATTCCTAAAGAAATAATTTCTTCTATTTCTGTTTCTAACTGATCAATTGATAACTGATAAACTCCTGGCATAGACTGTACTTGCTGTTTAATATTTTGACCTACAACAATAAACAGGGGATAGATAAAATCTTCTACATGTAAATGGGTTTCTCGAACAATCGCACGCATATTCGCACTTTGCCGTAAACGGCGATGACGGGTAAAATGTAAATCTTTCATCATTTAGCCTCCAATCTCGTTTCTGATACATAGTGAATTAATTGTAAGATCATTGCATCTACGGTATAAATAGATGGACAAACATGCACTGTTAGTCCGTGACTTTCAGCAGTTTTCTTTGCAATTGGTCCAATACACGCAACGATACTTTCCTTTATTTTATCATGCAATTTTGCCTCATTTACGACAGCCATAAAATGATCAACTGTTGACGAACTCGTAAATGTTAAAATGTGTAATTTTGTTTCTGTTAATGTCTTCATTAACTGTTGCTTACTTTCCTCTGGAAGAAATGTTTCATAAATAATGAGTTCATTTACTTGAATATTATTTTTCTGTAGCGCGGAGACAATGACACCTCTTGCTAAATCGCCTTTTGGCAAAAGCGCCTTTTCCCCTTGTGATATGATTGGTAAAAACTCCTTTACAAAGCCTTCAGCGACATACTCACTAGGAGTAAAAGCTACGTTAAATCCAAGCTCCTTTATAACTCGTTCTGTTTTTTCACCAATTGCCGCGATTTTTGGCATAGATGGCAAATTAGCAGGGATTTTTGTTAAAAAAAACCGGGCTGAGTTAATACTTGTAATAATTAGCCAGTCATACTGATCAATTTGTTCAATCGCTTGTTGAAGTTCCTCTCTAATCTGCGTAGGCCGAAAGCCGATTAGAGGAATTTCAATCGGCACTCCCCCGTGTTCCTTAATAGCTTCAGAAAATGCCTTTGCTTGAAGCTTTCCTCTAGGAATAAGAATATTTTTCCCTTGCAAAGGAACGTCACTCATTATTGATCGAGCTCCTTTTTTACAGAATGGATTAACTGAAGTGCACCCTTATCCGCAAGAAGCTCGGCCGCACGACACCCTACTTCTACTGGATCATGACCAGTAACTCGTTCTTTAAGAATCGTTTTTCCATCTGGTGAAGCAACAAGTGCAGTTAGGGCAATGTCGTCTTTATGATTGATTGTTGCATATCCAGCAATTGGTACTTGACAACCCCCTTCCATCTTATGAAGAAAGGCTCTTTCTGCTTTAACAGTTTTTTCAGTATGATCACAAGTTAGCTTACTTAACTGATCAAGCAACTCATGATCATCATCGCGACATTCAATTGAAAGAGCTCCTTGTCCAACAGCTGGGAGACAAATATCAGGCTCTAAAAAATCTGAAATAACATCTTTTGCCCATCCCATCCGAAACAAACCTGCTGCAGCCAATATAATCGCATCGTATTCCTCTGTTTTTAATTTGTTCAAGCGTGTATCAATGTTACCGCGAATCCACTTAATATGAAGATCTGGACGTTTCGCTAATAATTGGGCACCCCGTCGCAAACTGCTTGTACCGATAATTGCACCTTGTTTTAATTCGTGAAAGGGAACATTTCCTTTAGAAATAAGAGCATCACGATGATCTTCCCGTTTAGGTATACAGCCAATCATAAGCCCTTCTGGCAGAACAGCAGGCATATCTTTCATACTATGTATTGCCATATCAATCTCTTTATTTAGCATCGCCTGCTCAATTTCTTTAACAAACAATCCTTTTCCGCCTACCTTTGATAACGTTACATCTAATATTCGATCCCCTTTAGTAACAATTTCTTTCATCTCAAAATCAAAAGGGACACCGAGTTTTTTTAATTGTTCAATTACCCATTTTGTTTGTGTGATCGCAAGCTTACTCCGTCTTGATCCGACGATAATTTTTCTCATAGCAGCCTCCTGTAATTTTATCCTGTTTGTTAATGTAATCCTAAATATAAGTCTTTTCTATTACGAATACCAAAAATGAAACGATGATAGCCGTCCAAACAAGAAGAAATTTATTAACACAATTAAAAATGAACCTACATTCAAAAGGGCTATCGTTTTACCATGAATATCTTTTCTTACTCTTAAATATAAATTAAAGCTGTAAACACTTAAGACAACAAATGAACCAATAATTTTAGTATCGAACCAATTCATATTTGGCAACTTAATAAATGCCCATTGAATACCTAAAATTAAGGCTAATATTAGCATCGGTACCCCTATTACATTTAATACGTAGGACATATTCTCCAACTTTGTTAAATCTGCTATCCTTAATAGTCTGTCCCCCCATTTTTTCTGTTTTAATAAATCATATTGAATTAAATAAAGAAGAGAAAATACAAATGATAAAGAAAATGCACCGTATGAAAGGATTGCCATCGTTATATGAATTAGCAGAAGTTCAGAAACAAGCTGCTCACTCATCACCCTTGATTCAAATTGAAAAGGTGCAAATGTATGAATAACCATTATTAAAAATCCAAGTACATTTGTAAAGAAAACTGTAAAATCAACCCGTAACAACCGATTGATTACTAACGATAGAGTGATCAATACCCATGCGTAAAAATAAAGTCCTTCAAAAATTGTCAAGACAGGGAATCTTCCTGTTTTTAACATATACAAAATTAAAAAAATAGTTTGTAAAATCCAAACAAACGCAAGTAACCAGAAGGCGATTGAATTTGCCTTCCGGTTGCTATGAAGAAAATCAATAAAATATAAAAGAACGCTCAAGGCATACAATACAACCATAAGTTCATGCAGCCTCGCCAAAAAAATCTCAACCATGGAGGAAACCCCTTTTAAGATTGAAGGGAAGCTTGAGGTGCATGAGCTTGAACTTTTCTAGGTTCAACTGCTTTTTCCGCTCTTTGTTCTTCAACAAGCTGCTCAATATTGAAAATCTTCATAAACAACTCTAACGATTCATCAGCATTAGGTTGTGCAGCCAGTTCTTTTACTTGTAGAATTGGATCGCGTAACAGCTGATTAATGATACTTTTTGTATGTTTATTTAAAACTTTTCGTTCACGATCACTTAAGTTAGGAAGTTTTCGTTCGATACTTTTCATCGTTTCAGCTTGAATTGTTAACGCTTTCTCCCGGAGAGCGGAAATAACAGGAACAACACCGAGCATATTGAGCCATTGATTAAACTCAATCATTTCTCCTTCAATCATTATCATAATTTTTTCTGCTGCTTTTCTACGTTCTGCTAAGTTTGCCTGTACAATTCCCTCTAAATCATCTATATCGTATAAAAATACGCTCTCCATCTCGCTTAGCTGCGGATCTAAGTCACGAGGAACAGCGATATCTACCATAAAAAGCGGCTTTCCCTTTCGCGCTTT from Bacillus aquiflavi includes the following:
- the hemB gene encoding porphobilinogen synthase; its protein translation is MKDLHFTRHRRLRQSANMRAIVRETHLHVEDFIYPLFIVVGQNIKQQVQSMPGVYQLSIDQLETEIEEIISLGIKSIILFGVPIEKDELGIGAYHNHGIVQEATRFIKKHFPDIIVVADTCLCEYTSHGHCGVVEKGGKVLNDPSLDLLAKTAVSQAEAGADIIAPSNMMDGFVAAIRAGLDEAGFEDVPIMSYAVKYASAFYGPFRDAADSTPQFGDRKTYQMDPANRLEAMREAESDVLEGADFLIVKPGMPYLDIVRDVKNNFNLPVVVYNVSGEYSLIKAAAQNGWIDEKGVVMEMLTSMKRAGADLIITYFAKDAARWLAE
- a CDS encoding uroporphyrinogen-III synthase: MSDVPLQGKNILIPRGKLQAKAFSEAIKEHGGVPIEIPLIGFRPTQIREELQQAIEQIDQYDWLIITSINSARFFLTKIPANLPSMPKIAAIGEKTERVIKELGFNVAFTPSEYVAEGFVKEFLPIISQGEKALLPKGDLARGVIVSALQKNNIQVNELIIYETFLPEESKQQLMKTLTETKLHILTFTSSSTVDHFMAVVNEAKLHDKIKESIVACIGPIAKKTAESHGLTVHVCPSIYTVDAMILQLIHYVSETRLEAK
- the hemC gene encoding hydroxymethylbilane synthase is translated as MRKIIVGSRRSKLAITQTKWVIEQLKKLGVPFDFEMKEIVTKGDRILDVTLSKVGGKGLFVKEIEQAMLNKEIDMAIHSMKDMPAVLPEGLMIGCIPKREDHRDALISKGNVPFHELKQGAIIGTSSLRRGAQLLAKRPDLHIKWIRGNIDTRLNKLKTEEYDAIILAAAGLFRMGWAKDVISDFLEPDICLPAVGQGALSIECRDDDHELLDQLSKLTCDHTEKTVKAERAFLHKMEGGCQVPIAGYATINHKDDIALTALVASPDGKTILKERVTGHDPVEVGCRAAELLADKGALQLIHSVKKELDQ
- a CDS encoding cytochrome C assembly family protein produces the protein MVEIFLARLHELMVVLYALSVLLYFIDFLHSNRKANSIAFWLLAFVWILQTIFLILYMLKTGRFPVLTIFEGLYFYAWVLITLSLVINRLLRVDFTVFFTNVLGFLIMVIHTFAPFQFESRVMSEQLVSELLLIHITMAILSYGAFSLSFVFSLLYLIQYDLLKQKKWGDRLLRIADLTKLENMSYVLNVIGVPMLILALILGIQWAFIKLPNMNWFDTKIIGSFVVLSVYSFNLYLRVRKDIHGKTIALLNVGSFLIVLINFFLFGRLSSFHFWYS